The Episyrphus balteatus chromosome 3, idEpiBalt1.1, whole genome shotgun sequence genome segment TCCTTTATAGGATTTACAAATCAAGAAAACTGCTAGAATTTTgaatcttttgaaatttgtaattaaaaattccATTATGTCTCCgaaatttatataataaaatttatttatagctGGTCAAAGGTATAATGCCTTTGAGATTTGAATATACCCACAAttatatatttgtttatttcttgcaaaatcttaaaactatattttgaTATCTGCCTTAAAATCATGTAACCATAGGGAATGTTACTCCCACTTAACAAAATATGCAATCATAAATTTATTGAGTTTGTCTGTcttttttgagaaatattttctttcaaattaccACTCCTTTATTACAACGACACGGTGAGTTAAATAAAGATGATTTCTCTGAAATTAGATCtgcaaaataaactttggtaGAGGCTTATTATTAACAAGAATttgtatattaaaatgtaaCCATCATATCCATTAACTTAGGGTTTAATTAGATTTTATTAAGGCAATACTTTtctttaatgttttgtttttttcgttgAGTGAGATTCTTGTCCCTAAGATTTTCGTCGAAACtcattgcagaaaaaaaaacaacctcaaAAGAAAGATGATATTCATCTTTAAAGATTTACTGATGAAGGGAAAAGGTCAATCTTCTCACTTCGTTTCATTATTATAAAGGGATAGCTGGTGAAACGACTTGTATTGTAtctaaattgaaattattagcaTGTTGTTATCACAGCAgtttgaaccttttttttttaactctaatttagctataaaaaattgttgtaatgAGCTTTGACATAACAGAATTAATTAGCGATGGATTTTGCTTAGGCCGTAGAAGGAGACTTCATAAAATTGCTTTCTCAATTGAAGAAAAGAtggaaatataataattttgtatttttttgctattttgaaaaaatttttagtcCACATATGAAAATCGTTGAATAGTTAATCAAAAgctaaaagattaaaaataaaattaatgtattGAAAAAGTCATATTTAGATgtctaattttgttattttattcaataaattattttgattattttaacatttattatactcgaaaaagtattttaacatcaaataatgatttttttgctttcaaattttttatttcaattatttatgaATTGGTATTTACACATTGGAGagtatgtttgttttatttttttttttttctaaactatgAGACATTTTCTTGGATGTAAAtaatgtttgttttgattttatcaCTACTTTTTGGGGTTCATTTTTTGGATATttcttgttttcattttttttttttttagaattttggtAATAAATGGCAATAAAGTTATAAGTATAAGTACATTAATAGATCTTATagtgaaataataatttatggtataagaatatttaaaataaataaaatcgtaTAAGTTTTGTCGATGGATGtttaaaagtttataaatttaattaaattataatggGCAAACTAAAGTGGCTATTTCCAAATCATTTTCGTCAGCTTTTCGTAGCGCAACCACTGCTAGATTTTGATATTTTCCAGTTGACAAAAGACGAACTGTGGTTATGCCACAGAAAATTGCCTGTTCAGGACCACGTTCATCTGAATAGCCACAAACTTCACTTGATAATTCTAGTCCACTTGAATCTAGACCTGAGGTTCCACCAATTTGAAGTCTGTCATCCATGGCGCACTATGGgagtaaaaaatttatttttggttgtgttataaaaaaaaggttctcCTACCTCATAGTTAACTTTCTCCTTCAGAGTACTTTTGCCACCAATTTTCAAGTTGCCTAGAGCTACCACAGCTGGAAAAAGGGCTGAAAGTGTACAGTTTCTTTGATGGCCAAAGTTACTTAGTTGATAGATGGCAGCAGTATCATGGACAAGAATATTGCAAGCTACAAGTAATAtgattaaaataattgatatttTGAATTGTCATTTTTTATTCATACGTTGAGTAATTTTATGAAAACGGACATTAGCTATAAATGACCCACGGGTAGGAATTCTGTACTGCAACAGAGCAGCATTTTGACTTGACCGGAAAAATTTCTTATTGCTTATTGGAGGCCTatatttaagaaacaaaatttgtaaaattagttttataattttcatgAATTTATGAGGTTACTTGCCATTGATTGTAATTATTGCAAAATTCAACTATACGATCATTCCGTGACTTATGGTGGTCTTGAATTCCTGGGAAGTATTCTCCATTTAGCTCCCAACCGTCCACAAACTTTTTTGGATGATattaatgtgattttttttggagaaattgaacatttttttgaaaaacttaccGCCATTAATCCTCCTGTTTCACAGTTAACGTCATAGTATTTCATTGTTATTTCAATTATAGTATCAGGCTCTCCAATCACATATAAGCCACAAACTGACATAGAATCACCAACATCTAATATGTCGGGTTCTTTGTGAGGAATCAAATGAGGGATCTTCTTGAATACATAGTCGCCAGGTTCCGATGCAACGTGCATGCAATCTAAAAGGTAAAGCGATATAATGATGATTAGATTTGTTTTTAGGTAATTATAAAagcaaagaaaattttaaaagtaaaaacgtTTAGCTTTCTTCATTTCTTTTACGAACTAACCCTTCTGACAAATTGCCACAACTTCAAAAACTTTCTATGTCCGTCGAAATAcagcaattttgattttttaacacGTTTGTGTattcattaaaattaagttatatttcaatttatatGCAATGTTTTTCTACAACATAAAGGGAAACCTGTTTTAAATAATAGTACAATAAtaaacaagaaattaaaaatggcaattttattattttggaggAATTTACTACGTTTTACGTTTGTGATTTACTGACACCTTCAAATTTACTTCATAAatcacctttaaatcatgtACAATTTTTGTTATGTACATAAAGGTAAAGGAGTGGAGtgttttggacttttcttttaaatctcTGCGTTCTCATACTCATGATACTCTgatcagtggcgtagatagctttttgctaaggggggggggggggatagatctagttcgcaaattttttttttaagttttaataatgcttctttgtattgtttttattctctttaaattggagaaagttctttcggtagttgacgtagaaaccagcagtgtagctaatatctttaataaaatatagataccaggacaacttttttcggtgcagctttcgagcgctttcaatgagttcatagaggaagtaattttccttctgatcaaatatcttttctgagtttttaattcttcacacagagaaaaatatgaccaggaccatctaaataccaacagatttccttattgaactgttttatgaagaaaccttattaatatcaacaattaataaggtttttccatagagatttcttattattttcatgtacaaaatctttaaaaattttttgtaaaaatttcatattttttccaacttggcactagaacaaaaattgtgaccaatatttctatagtaagttggaataggtgatcccgtacatgatcgtatttttttttattaaaaaaacaaaaccgacttccatggatcaaaactgggttttatggtttttctaatagtactgaacaggcacaagcttttcaatacctacaaaaagaattatcaaaattggttcactcggtccaaagttatgaggtgacaaacacaaaaaaaagtacagacgaattgaataactcctccttttcggaagtcggtaaaacaattaggaaatcccgattgtttaaataataataaaaactataaggaagtcttgttgtttttgttctattttatgtggtctagtttttggtaaaactcaacagtttcattaaattttttagctgctttgtctatttcagacgaagaatccttagaaagaaccggaaacccttctagtgcacagagaaaaatagaccacataaaatagaacaaaaacaattagaTTTCTCtttggttttcatccaagaaggaaaccttattaaaacaatcgggttttccttattgttttaaaatctgcaaaaaaataaaaaacacgatgaccaggctgggaatcgaactggagactttaaatcattagtcgcccaccttaccacctcaaccaacctgccatgaaaatattgatcgcgattttttttctagtgctaagttgcaaaaaaaatcaacttttcagtcaaattttaataagattttctctataaaaataataagaaatctccttaaaaaaaccttattaatcgttgtttttaataagatttccttatgaaatgtatggacggtaaaacaatatggcaatctgttagtttttagcgggtcatatttttctctgtgtgtgttttcatggtttgtacatttttctccaaggcataaaaaggcatttattgagaaaagaatgaaatataaaaattaattgcagtaattttgaacaatcatgagtttttttaaattttcagttaacAAGCGCCTGCGATTGTCCCTTAAGAGTGCTCTAAAGGAGCTAAAATATCTCTCTACATCTGTAGAGACGACTGGACCCCAATTAAAGAACTCGACATCGCCCACTTCAACATTTGCCGGGAGCTCTGGGGtcaaactacggcatacgttcgttaacgttttgactatttctttctctatttaattagaagaaaatgatagagacataaagcgtcaatacgttaacgtacgttggccgtagttcgacccctggatTTGTGTTCCAATGTATGTATtacgcaatttatttgttcaactctttcgagtcccttaattgccaaaaaaaaattgatctgtatttctcaaaaacatcttttgcgactgcccctttcgcagcttccaaatctctcttgattatgtccaaaatctggagaacttcttcaaatcgagtattgtaaattgagtaagTAAGCTTTTGAACTCTAATACGTGTCGGTTGTGTAGAACGTAGAAGacaataaatggtagcaatagcagacaaacaagttgcataggtagatcttttcattcgaatttcgtttgtgtggggtaattagtgaatttttaatatagaatagatatattgagcaagtaatatactgagtaagttagctttttgtttgttttgtttgtatgtttgagtgttttgtgtgtaggcattacctttaagacgctaaaaagataaaaaaaacaggaaaagacaaaaaaaa includes the following:
- the LOC129915440 gene encoding corticotropin-releasing factor-binding protein; translated protein: MKAVLFLSLSILILGVKAWSPMKSPFDVFPEGYKVHTISDCMHVASEPGDYVFKKIPHLIPHKEPDILDVGDSMSVCGLYVIGEPDTIIEITMKYYDVNCETGGLMAFVDGWELNGEYFPGIQDHHKSRNDRIVEFCNNYNQWPPISNKKFFRSSQNAALLQYRIPTRGSFIANVRFHKITQPCNILVHDTAAIYQLSNFGHQRNCTLSALFPAVVALGNLKIGGKSTLKEKVNYECAMDDRLQIGGTSGLDSSGLELSSEVCGYSDERGPEQAIFCGITTVRLLSTGKYQNLAVVALRKADENDLEIATLVCPL